The following proteins come from a genomic window of Varunaivibrio sulfuroxidans:
- the rseP gene encoding RIP metalloprotease RseP has product MTFLNLIGSMATSVTENTLPFLALITVLVFVHEMGHFLVARYNGVRIEVFSIGFGPELWGRTDRRGTRWKVSMVPLGGYVKMFGEGDMVTGVDDAEDRPMTPEERAVSFHHKRLAQRAAIVFAGPLANFVFAIVVMTGLFAAVGTPKPLSGVGQIQPDSAAAAAGFKTGDTIVAIDGQAIRWFDDLRNIVSRNPGKSLRFDIVRNNRDITLDATPARHVLEASQKGVAPRVIGLLGVSPDPAQVIYQRMGIVQAVEHGVGRTYAMTAGIMDALGQMIRGTRNANELGGPISIAIVSADVAQTGLINMMMLAAAFSVNLGLLNLFPVPMLDGGHLVFYAFEALRGRPLSQRTQEYGFRFGLVLVFLLMIFATWNDFVRLFARFGGL; this is encoded by the coding sequence ATGACCTTCCTGAATTTGATCGGTTCGATGGCGACGTCGGTTACGGAAAACACGCTTCCGTTTCTGGCTTTGATCACGGTATTGGTTTTCGTCCACGAGATGGGACATTTCTTGGTCGCCCGCTATAACGGGGTGCGGATCGAAGTGTTTTCCATCGGTTTCGGACCCGAATTGTGGGGGCGTACCGATCGGCGGGGCACCCGCTGGAAGGTGAGCATGGTGCCGCTGGGCGGATACGTGAAAATGTTTGGCGAGGGCGATATGGTGACCGGCGTTGACGATGCCGAGGATCGCCCTATGACCCCCGAGGAACGGGCGGTTTCTTTCCATCACAAGCGTCTGGCGCAGCGCGCGGCCATCGTTTTTGCCGGCCCCTTGGCCAACTTTGTGTTCGCTATCGTCGTGATGACGGGGTTGTTCGCCGCCGTCGGCACGCCTAAGCCCTTGTCCGGGGTTGGGCAAATACAGCCCGATAGCGCCGCCGCCGCCGCTGGTTTTAAAACCGGCGACACCATTGTCGCGATTGACGGCCAGGCGATTCGCTGGTTTGACGATTTACGCAATATCGTCAGCCGGAATCCGGGAAAATCCTTACGTTTCGATATTGTCAGGAACAACCGCGACATAACCCTTGACGCGACTCCGGCGCGTCATGTGCTTGAGGCCTCGCAAAAAGGGGTGGCCCCGCGGGTCATCGGCCTGCTTGGCGTGAGCCCCGATCCCGCTCAGGTGATCTATCAACGCATGGGAATCGTTCAGGCCGTCGAGCATGGCGTCGGGCGGACTTACGCCATGACGGCGGGGATCATGGACGCCTTGGGACAGATGATCCGAGGCACGCGCAACGCCAACGAATTGGGTGGGCCGATCAGCATCGCCATCGTTTCCGCCGATGTGGCGCAAACCGGGTTGATCAATATGATGATGCTGGCGGCGGCCTTTTCCGTCAACTTGGGGCTGCTCAACTTGTTTCCCGTGCCGATGCTCGACGGGGGCCATCTGGTCTTTTACGCTTTTGAGGCGTTGCGTGGACGGCCTCTCAGTCAGCGCACCCAAGAATACGGTTTTCGTTTTGGGTTGGTTCTGGTATTCCTCCTTATGATCTTCGCGACCTGGAACGATTTTGTGCGGCTGTTCGCGCGCTTCGGGGGGCTATGA
- the bamA gene encoding outer membrane protein assembly factor BamA yields the protein MREIRVEGARRVEPGTVRSYLLIHKGDAFDPERIDKSLKSLFATGLFADVTIRRDGDVLVVDVVENPVINEIAFEGNKRIKTADLKAEISLRPRVIYTRTKVQNDVERILTLYRRSGRFAATVEPKVIQLDQNRINLVYEIHEGDVTRVQNIRFVGNHAFTDSDLRDVIRTKETRWYRFLSSDDTYDPDRLTYDRELLRRFYLKNGYADFRVSSSVAELTPDHKAFFITYTVDEGPRYRVGNVKVAVKLRNLTSATLMRENTLKRGDWYNADAVDKSVEKMTAQVGNLGYAFVDIRPRINRDRKKHVIDITYQVDEGPRVFVERINISGNVRTLDRVIRREFRLVEGDAFDAAKLRRSKKRIQDLDFFKKVDVEQVPGSAPDKTVINVKVKEKSTGALSLTAGYSTTNGALVGASIRERNLLGTGRSLSLSTQIAQSQSTVNLSFTEPYFLGRDISAGFDIFHTASNRQSTSSFNSKSTGFALRAHYPLTDTLTQGWRYTLRSNQVDSVKDTASTFIKAQAGKRMLSEVTHTLGYDTRDDKRNPTEGVFAQLTTDLAGLGGDSKYFRNRIDGSTYYQYADGWVAHLRGATGYVMPLSGNVTILDRFFLGGDDLRGFASSGVGPRDRVSGDALGGQWFYSGSLETSFPIGLPKELGVAGHVFTDFGSIGKIVPSSSEVQNTGSLRASAGFGLSWSSPIGPIGVDFAWPVLHEKYDKSEVMRVNIGTRF from the coding sequence GTGCGTGAAATTCGAGTTGAGGGCGCTCGTCGGGTCGAACCGGGGACGGTTCGTTCGTATTTGTTGATCCATAAGGGCGATGCGTTCGATCCCGAACGCATTGATAAATCCCTAAAAAGCTTGTTTGCGACCGGCCTGTTCGCCGACGTCACGATTCGCAGAGACGGTGATGTTCTTGTGGTTGACGTGGTTGAAAACCCAGTAATTAACGAGATCGCCTTCGAGGGCAACAAAAGGATCAAGACGGCAGACCTAAAGGCCGAAATTTCATTGCGTCCGCGGGTTATCTATACGCGTACCAAGGTGCAGAATGATGTCGAGCGGATTTTGACGTTGTATCGGCGCAGTGGGCGTTTCGCCGCCACGGTCGAGCCTAAAGTGATCCAATTGGATCAGAACCGCATCAATTTGGTGTACGAAATTCACGAAGGTGATGTAACAAGGGTTCAGAATATTCGGTTCGTGGGCAACCATGCGTTTACCGATTCCGACCTGCGCGACGTTATCAGGACCAAGGAAACGCGGTGGTATCGCTTTTTAAGTTCCGACGATACCTACGATCCCGATAGACTGACGTACGATCGCGAGTTGCTTCGTCGATTTTACCTAAAAAATGGCTACGCCGATTTTCGTGTTTCCTCCTCGGTCGCCGAATTGACGCCAGATCATAAGGCGTTCTTCATCACCTACACCGTCGATGAAGGTCCGCGCTATCGCGTCGGGAACGTTAAGGTGGCGGTCAAATTGCGCAATCTGACCAGCGCGACCTTGATGCGCGAAAACACCCTCAAGCGGGGCGACTGGTACAACGCCGACGCCGTGGATAAAAGCGTCGAAAAGATGACGGCGCAAGTCGGAAATCTGGGGTATGCCTTCGTCGATATTCGTCCGCGCATCAACCGCGACCGTAAGAAACACGTGATCGATATCACATATCAGGTCGATGAAGGCCCCAGGGTGTTTGTCGAACGGATCAATATTTCCGGTAATGTGCGCACCTTGGATAGGGTTATTCGCCGCGAATTTCGTCTCGTTGAGGGCGACGCCTTCGACGCTGCGAAACTGCGCCGGTCGAAAAAACGCATTCAGGATTTGGATTTTTTCAAGAAAGTTGACGTCGAACAAGTCCCCGGAAGCGCGCCCGATAAGACGGTGATCAATGTCAAGGTAAAGGAAAAATCCACCGGAGCATTGTCGTTGACCGCCGGATATTCAACCACCAACGGGGCTTTGGTTGGGGCGAGTATTCGCGAACGCAACCTGCTGGGCACCGGACGTAGCCTGAGTTTGAGCACGCAAATCGCACAATCGCAGAGTACCGTCAATCTTAGCTTCACCGAGCCTTATTTCCTCGGCCGGGATATTTCCGCGGGATTCGACATTTTCCATACCGCGAGCAACCGTCAATCCACCAGTTCGTTCAATTCGAAATCGACCGGTTTCGCTCTGCGGGCGCATTATCCGTTGACCGATACCCTGACCCAGGGATGGCGTTATACGCTGCGTAGCAATCAGGTGGATAGCGTCAAGGATACGGCTTCGACGTTCATCAAGGCTCAAGCGGGCAAACGGATGCTGTCGGAGGTTACCCATACGTTGGGGTACGACACGCGGGACGATAAACGCAACCCCACCGAGGGCGTGTTTGCGCAGTTGACCACCGACTTGGCGGGATTGGGCGGCGATTCCAAATATTTCCGCAATCGGATTGATGGGTCCACGTACTACCAATACGCCGATGGCTGGGTGGCGCATTTGCGTGGGGCGACGGGATATGTGATGCCTTTGTCGGGCAACGTGACGATTCTCGATCGTTTTTTCTTAGGTGGCGACGACCTCAGGGGGTTCGCCTCTTCCGGCGTCGGGCCTCGCGACCGGGTATCAGGAGATGCTTTGGGCGGACAATGGTTTTATAGCGGCTCGTTGGAAACGTCGTTTCCCATTGGACTGCCGAAGGAATTGGGGGTCGCCGGGCATGTCTTCACCGATTTCGGGTCGATCGGTAAGATCGTTCCGAGCAGTTCGGAAGTGCAAAATACTGGATCGTTGCGCGCTTCGGCAGGTTTTGGTCTTTCGTGGTCTTCGCCGATCGGACCGATCGGCGTCGATTTCGCTTGGCCCGTGTTACATGAAAAATATGACAAGAGCGAAGTCATGCGCGTTAATATCGGGACCAGATTCTAG
- a CDS encoding OmpH family outer membrane protein, with protein MRTFLAALFTLVTLAMTPPAFAQQKTGTAPARGEVAVKVALLNLDMIRAKAKVTKNVGEQIKKYHDAIQQDIKKEEDTLRGVEQELNRKRTLLAPEAYAAERRKFEQRLSKVQAEVQQRLQALNKVRLAANEAINKALIEVIKKVSEENHLTLVLNAQQTIFYATALDISDIVLERLDKKLPAFKVAKPDK; from the coding sequence ATGCGTACATTCCTCGCCGCCTTATTTACGTTGGTCACATTGGCGATGACCCCTCCGGCCTTCGCGCAACAAAAGACCGGAACGGCGCCTGCCCGCGGAGAGGTTGCGGTCAAGGTTGCGTTGCTTAATCTCGATATGATTCGGGCCAAGGCGAAGGTCACGAAAAATGTCGGCGAACAGATCAAAAAATATCACGACGCCATCCAACAGGATATCAAGAAGGAAGAAGATACTCTGCGTGGCGTTGAACAGGAATTGAACCGCAAGCGCACGCTCCTTGCTCCGGAGGCTTATGCCGCCGAGCGGCGAAAATTCGAACAACGTCTGAGCAAGGTTCAAGCCGAGGTTCAGCAGCGCTTGCAAGCCCTCAACAAGGTTCGCCTCGCCGCCAACGAGGCGATCAACAAGGCCTTGATCGAGGTTATTAAAAAGGTGTCCGAGGAAAATCATCTAACGCTGGTGTTGAACGCGCAGCAAACCATTTTTTATGCGACGGCATTGGACATTTCCGATATTGTCCTGGAACGTTTAGACAAAAAACTGCCGGCCTTCAAAGTCGCCAAACCGGATAAATAA
- a CDS encoding ABC transporter substrate-binding protein, whose amino-acid sequence MHKTFTAMALAMLASSLVSAPVPAFAADPLVVYSAGPKPLSGALVKAFEKKTGLQVSLFQSSSGKVMARYQAEKANPHADVLISASWGHAITLDKAGELLPYTSPGAAHVPADLKTPTYVAEGAAALAIAYNTKSGLPAPAHWSDLTRPAYKGQVTMPDPAKSGSALTLVEGLVNKDGAQAWSMFKGLHDNGMIVPGANKAALTPVLQGAKGVVFGAVDYIAIGSKMKGEAIDIVYPSEGTVLAPRPIMILKSTRHPAAAKAFVDFVLSKEGQRLVAARYILPARTDVVAKRAGWDALHLIKMDYVAAADHAAATKDHFAKVMRGE is encoded by the coding sequence GTGCATAAAACGTTTACCGCCATGGCCTTGGCCATGCTTGCGTCGTCTCTTGTTTCCGCGCCCGTGCCTGCGTTCGCGGCGGACCCCCTGGTTGTCTACAGCGCCGGGCCGAAGCCGTTGTCCGGCGCGCTGGTCAAGGCCTTCGAGAAAAAGACCGGCCTTCAGGTCAGCCTGTTTCAGTCCTCGTCGGGCAAGGTCATGGCCCGCTATCAAGCGGAAAAGGCCAATCCCCACGCCGATGTCCTGATTTCGGCGTCATGGGGGCACGCCATCACCCTGGACAAGGCGGGCGAGTTGCTGCCCTATACCTCGCCGGGCGCGGCCCATGTGCCCGCCGACCTGAAGACGCCGACTTATGTCGCCGAGGGCGCGGCGGCGCTGGCGATCGCCTACAATACCAAATCGGGATTGCCGGCCCCCGCGCATTGGTCCGATTTGACCCGCCCCGCGTACAAAGGGCAGGTGACGATGCCCGATCCGGCGAAGTCGGGCTCGGCGTTGACCCTGGTCGAAGGACTGGTCAACAAGGACGGCGCGCAGGCGTGGTCGATGTTCAAAGGGTTGCACGATAACGGCATGATCGTTCCCGGCGCCAACAAGGCGGCGTTGACCCCGGTCTTGCAGGGGGCCAAGGGCGTCGTCTTCGGCGCCGTCGATTACATCGCCATCGGTTCCAAGATGAAGGGGGAAGCGATCGATATCGTCTATCCCAGCGAGGGCACCGTTCTGGCGCCCCGCCCGATCATGATCTTGAAATCGACCCGCCATCCCGCCGCCGCCAAGGCGTTTGTCGATTTCGTGCTCTCCAAGGAAGGACAGCGTCTCGTCGCCGCGCGCTATATCCTTCCCGCGCGCACGGACGTTGTGGCCAAGCGGGCCGGTTGGGACGCCTTGCATTTGATTAAGATGGATTACGTCGCCGCCGCCGATCACGCCGCCGCCACCAAGGATCATTTCGCCAAGGTCATGCGCGGCGAATGA
- the lpxD gene encoding UDP-3-O-(3-hydroxymyristoyl)glucosamine N-acyltransferase, with the protein MADPRFFSCAGPLTLRQIADIAKAELSRCADESRRIRDVAPLDRAEADEISFLDNKNYAAAFAASKAGACIVHPDLAPRAPEGMVLLVTDEPYRAYARLAQAFYPMTTPAETVHPSAYVDPTVRLGAGCRVDAGVVIAQGVELGARCHIGANTVIGEGVVIGDDARIGANVTVQFSRVGARAIVHPGARIGQDGFGFAPARPPGSLDHLKIPQLGRVLIGDDVEIGANTTIDRGTGPDTMIGDGCKIDNLVQIGHNVQMGRGCFVVSQVGISGSTKLGNYVVAGGQVGIAGHLTIGDGARMAAQSGVMRDIAPGATVAGSPAIAAKDFWRQVARLGTLTKKKDKGSIR; encoded by the coding sequence ATGGCGGATCCCCGTTTTTTCAGTTGTGCGGGTCCGTTGACGCTTCGCCAAATCGCCGATATCGCCAAGGCCGAACTTTCGCGTTGCGCCGACGAGAGCAGGCGGATCAGGGATGTCGCGCCACTGGACCGGGCCGAGGCTGACGAGATTAGTTTTCTGGACAATAAGAATTACGCCGCCGCCTTCGCGGCAAGCAAGGCGGGCGCATGTATCGTGCATCCCGATTTAGCTCCGCGTGCGCCGGAGGGTATGGTCTTGTTGGTGACCGACGAGCCGTATCGCGCCTATGCGCGTCTCGCCCAGGCGTTTTACCCGATGACGACGCCCGCCGAAACGGTCCATCCCTCGGCGTATGTCGATCCCACCGTACGTTTGGGGGCGGGGTGTCGGGTGGACGCCGGGGTCGTCATCGCGCAGGGCGTGGAACTCGGCGCGCGTTGCCACATTGGCGCCAATACAGTGATCGGCGAAGGCGTGGTCATCGGCGATGACGCCCGGATCGGCGCCAATGTGACGGTTCAGTTTAGTCGGGTCGGCGCGCGGGCGATCGTTCATCCCGGCGCGCGGATAGGGCAGGACGGTTTCGGTTTCGCCCCCGCCCGCCCGCCCGGCAGTCTCGATCATTTGAAAATTCCGCAGTTGGGACGTGTGCTGATTGGTGACGACGTCGAAATTGGCGCGAATACCACGATAGACCGGGGAACGGGGCCGGACACCATGATCGGCGATGGTTGTAAGATCGACAATCTGGTCCAAATCGGGCACAACGTACAGATGGGAAGAGGCTGCTTCGTGGTCTCTCAGGTCGGAATATCGGGAAGCACGAAGCTGGGCAATTATGTCGTGGCTGGGGGGCAAGTCGGAATCGCCGGGCATTTGACGATCGGCGATGGCGCACGGATGGCGGCGCAAAGCGGTGTGATGCGCGATATCGCCCCCGGCGCCACGGTCGCCGGCTCCCCCGCCATCGCAGCGAAGGATTTTTGGCGGCAGGTCGCCCGCCTGGGTACATTGACAAAGAAGAAAGACAAGGGGTCCATCCGATGA
- the lpxB gene encoding lipid-A-disaccharide synthase yields MQPKLGILAGGGALPARLIRACRDSGRDFFVIAFNGQTDRETVVDTPHAWIRLGAAGRAIAVLKREGVRELVMAGAIRRPSLAHLWPDLRTLRFALGGAFSRGDDGLLCSVVRTLERDEGFRIIGVHDVLHDLLARAGVLGTPRPTEDALADMRIAAGAAWNLGRRDIGQAAIARGGDVIAREDRLGTDAMMAKLGASQAGARTRGVLVKISKPGQERRVDLPTIGVDTIENARKAGLTGIAVEAGGALIVDRDAVIAAADKAGLFVYGMSSGEIADLRRRHFFIIAGEPSGDELGGRLMASLREIYADRVHFSGIGGVRMAEQGLDSLFPMSELSVMGLAEVLPKLPTLIGRIRETARAVRRERPDCLVCIDAPDFNFRVARKLKGVGIALVHYVAPTVWAWRAGRARKVARFLDHMLCLLPFEPPYFEKAGLAATFVGHPIVESGADAGDGARFRADHAIAPATTLVAVLPGSRHSETSKMLPVFARALTLLARDKGEFHVVIPCVAARLDDVRAATRDWPFSVSIVIGVKDKYDALAATDVALAASGTVALELALSKTPTVIAYKLNPLTVWLARRLVRVRFANLINIILDREAVPEFLNERCRPELLCAAVARLMDDAAARRRQIEDAGAALEKLGLGGPSPGMRAAKCLVDIVESRMGE; encoded by the coding sequence ATGCAGCCTAAACTGGGCATTCTGGCCGGTGGCGGCGCGCTTCCGGCGCGCCTGATCCGGGCGTGCCGAGACAGCGGACGCGATTTTTTCGTTATCGCCTTTAACGGACAAACGGATCGTGAGACCGTCGTGGACACGCCTCATGCCTGGATACGTTTGGGCGCGGCGGGGCGGGCGATCGCCGTTCTTAAGCGCGAGGGCGTCCGTGAACTGGTGATGGCCGGGGCGATCCGCCGCCCCTCGCTCGCCCATTTATGGCCCGATCTGCGCACCTTGCGCTTTGCCCTCGGCGGCGCTTTCTCCCGGGGGGACGACGGGCTGCTGTGCTCCGTCGTGCGCACGCTTGAACGGGATGAAGGTTTTCGCATTATCGGTGTCCACGACGTGCTGCACGATCTTTTGGCCCGTGCCGGCGTGCTCGGTACGCCTCGCCCTACGGAGGATGCCTTGGCCGACATGCGTATCGCCGCCGGGGCGGCGTGGAACCTGGGGCGGCGCGATATCGGGCAGGCGGCGATCGCCCGCGGCGGGGACGTCATCGCCCGCGAGGACCGTTTGGGCACGGACGCCATGATGGCGAAGTTGGGCGCGTCGCAGGCGGGCGCGCGAACCCGCGGGGTTTTGGTGAAAATTTCCAAGCCCGGCCAGGAACGCCGCGTCGATCTGCCGACCATCGGTGTCGATACGATCGAAAATGCCCGCAAGGCGGGGTTGACCGGTATCGCCGTCGAGGCGGGAGGTGCGCTGATCGTCGATCGGGATGCGGTGATCGCCGCCGCCGACAAGGCGGGTTTGTTCGTTTATGGGATGTCCTCCGGGGAGATCGCGGACCTCCGCCGCCGACACTTTTTTATTATCGCCGGCGAGCCTTCCGGCGACGAACTGGGAGGGCGCCTGATGGCGTCATTGCGGGAGATCTATGCCGATCGGGTGCATTTTTCCGGGATCGGCGGGGTGCGGATGGCCGAGCAAGGGCTCGACAGTTTGTTTCCCATGTCCGAACTGAGCGTCATGGGGCTGGCCGAGGTGTTGCCGAAATTACCGACCCTGATCGGGCGCATTCGTGAGACCGCCCGCGCCGTGCGCCGGGAGCGCCCCGATTGTCTGGTTTGCATCGACGCCCCGGACTTCAATTTTCGTGTGGCGCGCAAGTTGAAGGGGGTGGGGATTGCGTTGGTCCATTACGTCGCGCCGACGGTGTGGGCGTGGCGGGCGGGCAGGGCGCGAAAAGTCGCCCGCTTCCTCGATCACATGCTCTGCCTGTTGCCGTTCGAGCCGCCCTATTTCGAAAAGGCGGGGTTGGCGGCGACCTTTGTCGGTCATCCGATCGTCGAAAGCGGCGCCGATGCGGGGGACGGGGCGCGTTTTCGCGCGGATCACGCGATCGCGCCGGCGACGACCTTGGTCGCGGTGTTGCCCGGATCGCGGCACAGTGAAACCTCTAAGATGTTGCCGGTTTTTGCGCGCGCCTTGACTCTTTTAGCGCGCGACAAGGGCGAATTCCACGTCGTGATCCCCTGTGTCGCCGCCCGCTTGGACGATGTGCGCGCCGCCACGCGGGATTGGCCGTTTTCGGTCAGCATCGTTATCGGGGTAAAGGATAAGTACGACGCCCTTGCCGCGACCGACGTGGCGCTTGCCGCCTCGGGCACGGTGGCGCTGGAACTGGCGCTGTCCAAGACGCCCACGGTCATCGCCTATAAACTGAACCCGTTGACGGTCTGGCTGGCGCGGCGTTTGGTGCGTGTGCGCTTCGCCAACCTGATCAATATTATCCTGGACCGCGAGGCGGTCCCCGAATTTCTCAACGAGCGTTGCCGCCCCGAGCTTCTATGCGCCGCCGTTGCGCGCCTGATGGATGACGCCGCCGCGCGTCGCCGCCAGATCGAAGATGCGGGAGCGGCCCTGGAAAAACTAGGTTTGGGCGGACCGTCTCCGGGAATGCGCGCGGCCAAATGTCTTGTCGATATCGTCGAAAGCAGAATGGGAGAATAG
- the fabZ gene encoding 3-hydroxyacyl-ACP dehydratase FabZ — protein MSPETNTVAESIDIVRIMEMIPHRYPFLMIDRVVDITPDVGATGVKNVTINEPFFQGHFPGHPVMPGVLMIEAMAQTAAVVVVRTMGKGAEGKLVYFMSVDQARFRKPVTPGDTVRFVVEKKRQRANVWKFQGNAFVGDVLVAEAVFAAMIVDN, from the coding sequence ATGAGTCCTGAGACAAATACTGTTGCCGAAAGCATTGATATCGTTCGGATCATGGAAATGATACCCCACCGTTACCCGTTTTTGATGATTGATCGCGTCGTTGATATCACGCCCGATGTCGGCGCCACGGGAGTCAAAAACGTGACCATTAACGAGCCCTTCTTTCAGGGTCATTTCCCGGGGCACCCGGTAATGCCGGGGGTGCTGATGATCGAGGCGATGGCGCAAACGGCGGCGGTGGTTGTCGTGCGCACCATGGGTAAAGGGGCCGAGGGCAAACTGGTCTATTTCATGTCGGTCGATCAGGCGCGCTTTCGTAAACCTGTCACGCCCGGCGACACCGTGCGCTTTGTCGTTGAAAAGAAGCGCCAGCGGGCCAACGTGTGGAAGTTCCAGGGCAACGCCTTTGTCGGCGACGTGCTCGTCGCCGAGGCTGTTTTCGCCGCCATGATCGTGGACAATTGA
- the lpxA gene encoding acyl-ACP--UDP-N-acetylglucosamine O-acyltransferase — MTTIHPNAIVAQTATIGENVTVGPFCSVGPEVHLGDGATLVSHVAIDGRTTLGANSKIYPFASIGLQPQDLKYAGEPSRLEIGCNTVIREHVTMNPGTQGGGMVTRVGNNCLFMVGAHVAHDCVIGDNVILVNNATLAGHVVVEDWVILGGLCAVHQFVRIGRHAMIGGMSGVEHDIIPYGSVVGNRAHLSGLNLVGLKRRNFDRETIHAMRNAYRVLFAQEGTMSERIADVAEMFKDVEPVMEIVDFIRADSSRAICRPKLDDAA; from the coding sequence ATGACAACCATCCATCCTAACGCTATCGTCGCCCAAACCGCCACCATTGGCGAGAATGTCACGGTCGGCCCATTTTGCTCTGTCGGCCCCGAGGTTCACCTGGGCGATGGTGCGACGTTGGTTTCTCACGTCGCCATTGACGGGCGCACGACGCTTGGCGCCAATAGTAAGATTTACCCCTTCGCCTCGATCGGCTTACAGCCGCAGGATCTGAAATATGCCGGCGAGCCGTCACGCCTTGAGATCGGCTGCAACACCGTTATTCGCGAGCACGTCACCATGAACCCCGGCACCCAGGGCGGCGGCATGGTGACCCGCGTCGGCAATAATTGTCTGTTTATGGTCGGCGCCCACGTCGCGCACGATTGCGTGATTGGAGATAATGTTATTTTAGTTAACAATGCGACGTTGGCCGGTCATGTCGTCGTTGAGGATTGGGTGATCTTGGGTGGGTTGTGCGCGGTGCATCAATTCGTGCGCATCGGTCGCCATGCCATGATCGGCGGGATGTCCGGCGTCGAACACGATATCATTCCCTACGGTTCGGTGGTCGGTAATCGGGCCCATCTTTCGGGGCTGAACCTCGTCGGGTTGAAACGGCGAAATTTCGACCGGGAAACTATCCATGCCATGCGCAATGCCTATCGCGTTTTATTCGCCCAGGAAGGCACCATGAGCGAACGCATCGCCGACGTGGCGGAAATGTTCAAGGATGTCGAGCCGGTGATGGAAATCGTCGATTTCATTCGCGCCGATTCATCGCGGGCGATCTGCCGGCCCAAGTTGGACGATGCAGCCTAA
- the gloA gene encoding lactoylglutathione lyase — protein MDTQNFRFLHTMIRVFDLEKSIDFYTRHLGMKVLRRSDYPEGKFTLCFLGYGDENSHTVIELTHNWDQAESYNLGTAFGHLAIGVPDIHGACEAMKSEGVPIPRPPGPMKHGATVIAFIEDPDGYKIELVEKK, from the coding sequence ATGGACACTCAAAACTTTCGCTTCCTGCACACCATGATCCGGGTTTTCGATCTGGAAAAGTCGATCGATTTCTACACCCGTCACCTGGGCATGAAGGTACTGCGCCGCAGCGATTATCCCGAGGGAAAATTTACCTTGTGTTTTTTAGGTTATGGGGATGAGAACAGCCACACGGTGATCGAATTGACCCACAACTGGGATCAGGCGGAGTCTTACAATTTAGGCACCGCCTTCGGCCATCTGGCGATCGGCGTGCCCGATATCCATGGCGCTTGCGAGGCGATGAAAAGCGAAGGCGTGCCGATCCCGCGTCCGCCCGGCCCGATGAAGCACGGCGCCACCGTGATCGCCTTCATCGAAGATCCCGACGGCTATAAGATCGAGCTGGTCGAAAAAAAATGA